The Bacteroidales bacterium genome contains the following window.
CCAATATTATGTTTTAGAACTTTGCTGTAGTCCGTAGGGGAATCGAACCCCTGTTACCAGGATGAAAACCTGGCGTCCTAACCCCTAGACGAACGGACCAATTTCAATGATTATGTATCAATATTGATAATAACCGTTGTTTTTAGCGGTGCAAAGATATAAAATTTTAGAACTTTGCAAATGAAAATTTACAGAATCGAATATTTTTTTTCGCAATACACGATTAAAATATTAAACAAAATCAAATCCTTATAAAAACCTCCTGATACCATGTGCTTTGTAAGGGAATTAGATATAATATTATTATAATTTTTCAAACAAATAATTCTTGAATCAATTAATTATTATCTTTGCCTGAAATGGTAAAGGTATCATTTTCACGTTACCTTTTAAAAGGGAATCAGGTGAGAATCCTGAACAGTTCCCGCTGCTGTAATGCCCGATCCGTCAGATGACGGATGATGGTTTTAGCACCCAATTACCACTGTCCGTCAGCTGACGGATGGGAAGGACGCTTAAAACCGGGATAAGTCAGAAGACCTGCCATTTGATACAATATTTAATGCTTTCGGTGAAAAGGCAATAAGTAGCTTGATGAAAATCATTTTACCCTTTGTAATCCCGTTTTTTAGCAATAGATGTTGTTGATTATTTATTTTTTTAAATATCAATAATGCTAAAAAGGAAATTGACCGGTTTGTTTATCTGTTTATTCGTGACAGCGGCTATTGCGCAGGATTCGTACGAATCGTACGATACGTCTGTGTTACTGCATGAGATCAGCATTAACTCTTACCGATTTGAACAATTCTCCGAAGGAAGCAAACAGCAAAAAATAGATTCTTCTTCAAAAGCCAATCACGTTGCCAGTACGGTTGCCGAGGCCTTGAATAGCCTCACGACTTTATACCTCAAATCCTATGGCATCAGTGGCAATACCAGCATCAGTTTACGTGGCACTTCATCTGCTCATACAGCAATTTTATGGAATGGTATCAATTTACAGGATCCTCTGAATGGAGGCACTAATCTGGAGCTCATCCCATTGCAAGCCATTGATGAGATTGAAGTACAATACGGAGGATCAGGTGCACTTTATGGAAGCGGAGCCATAGGTGGAGCCATATTAATGCAAAGTAAGGCACAGTTCCAAACGGGATTAAAAACGTCTGTAAATGTTGGTATGGGGAGCTTTGAAAGTTATTTTGGACAAGCATCCATTCAAAAAGGAGGAAAAAAGGCGGCTACTTCTTTGCGCATTTTCTATCGCCAAGCCCAAAATGATTTCCCTTTTGTAAATACACAGCAATTCGGGCATCCCAAAATGACACAAACAAACGCAGCAGTAGAATATTTTGGAATTAGTCAGGACAGCCGGTTTCTACTTGCGGATAATCAACAGATAAACACCCATTTATGGATTCAAAAGTCCACACGCGAACTGCCACCAAATATGACTACGCTTATAAGCAAACAGCTGCAAAGCGATGAGGGCTTACGTTTTTCTTCAGATTACACATTTTCCAAACCTAAATACGATTTAATGACTCGAGTGGGTTTATTAAGTTCCAAACTAATTTATGACGATTCTCTAAGCGATATTTATGCAGAACACCTATCCAAAAGTGCTATTATTGAAACAGAAATTAATTATAAAATCAAGACAAATCATTTATTAAATTTTGGAGTACACGAAAGGATAGACTGGGGAGAATCTGATAATTACGCACAAATAAGGCATAGAAATAATTTAGCATTTTTACTTAGCTACAAAATTTGGAATTTTAATAAAACGCTACATCTCTCGAGCAGCATCCGGCAAGAGCTAATAGATAATAACTGGAGTCAGCCTACTCCTGCTCTCGGCTTTACTTATGAGTTAGGAAAGC
Protein-coding sequences here:
- a CDS encoding TonB-dependent receptor: MLKRKLTGLFICLFVTAAIAQDSYESYDTSVLLHEISINSYRFEQFSEGSKQQKIDSSSKANHVASTVAEALNSLTTLYLKSYGISGNTSISLRGTSSAHTAILWNGINLQDPLNGGTNLELIPLQAIDEIEVQYGGSGALYGSGAIGGAILMQSKAQFQTGLKTSVNVGMGSFESYFGQASIQKGGKKAATSLRIFYRQAQNDFPFVNTQQFGHPKMTQTNAAVEYFGISQDSRFLLADNQQINTHLWIQKSTRELPPNMTTLISKQLQSDEGLRFSSDYTFSKPKYDLMTRVGLLSSKLIYDDSLSDIYAEHLSKSAIIETEINYKIKTNHLLNFGVHERIDWGESDNYAQIRHRNNLAFLLSYKIWNFNKTLHLSSSIRQELIDNNWSQPTPALGFTYELGKHFQLSGKVSRNYRQPTFNDLFWQGGFAQGNPDLLPESAWAQDIGASFQKTSDKIYFSLSLSAFSSYIKNLILWIPTERIWSPVNQKEVWSRGIETDIKLSRVIHELKINLEFHYSFNPSTLEKEADNETDAILKKQLIYTPKHQAKALFIIQRKLSNISIEQQYVGKRYTIADNTKWLDAYPLTNIILSSSFKKDKQNWGLSFRLNNVFNQEYQSMENYALPGRNYQISIHYNFN